A region of Streptomyces sp. R44 DNA encodes the following proteins:
- a CDS encoding hemolysin family protein has product MTEVLLLVVALLLALACGAFVAAEFSLTTVERGELEAAVERGERGAAGALKAVRSLTFQLSGAQLGITVTNLVVGMLSEPSIAKLISGPLESIGLSSSAASSVALVLGTALSTVVLMVVGELVPKNWAISSPLAVAKVVATPQRVFTAAFKPFISHLNNTANRMLRRLGLEPTEELASARSPQELVALARHSAKEGALEADTAELFVRTLNLAELTAENVMTPRVQVTALEVQATAEDVANATRATGLSRFPVYRGSLDAVVGIAHIKDVLAIPAEDRHRRRIGELLREPLLVPETLTVDRLLDRLSGKQTMAVVIDEYGGTAGVVTLEDIVEEVVGEVRDEHDPHETPDLARAGEDADGRELWSADGAARTDQLATIGLRVPDGPYETLAGVLATELGRIPTAGDSVELAGWRLDVVDASGRRAARVLLHAPARHHTDDEDGEAGR; this is encoded by the coding sequence ATGACCGAAGTGCTTCTGCTCGTGGTGGCGCTGCTGCTCGCTCTCGCGTGCGGCGCGTTCGTCGCGGCCGAGTTCTCCCTGACCACGGTCGAGCGCGGCGAGCTCGAGGCCGCCGTCGAGCGCGGCGAGCGGGGTGCGGCGGGCGCGCTCAAGGCCGTCCGCTCCCTCACCTTCCAGCTCTCCGGCGCCCAGCTGGGCATCACCGTGACCAACCTGGTCGTCGGCATGCTCTCCGAGCCCTCGATCGCCAAGCTGATCAGCGGCCCCCTGGAATCCATCGGACTCTCGTCCTCGGCGGCCTCCTCGGTCGCCCTCGTCCTGGGCACCGCCCTGTCGACCGTCGTCCTGATGGTCGTCGGCGAGCTGGTCCCCAAGAACTGGGCGATCTCCTCGCCGCTCGCCGTCGCGAAGGTGGTCGCCACCCCGCAGCGCGTGTTCACGGCCGCCTTCAAGCCGTTCATCAGCCACCTCAACAACACCGCGAACCGGATGCTGCGCCGCCTCGGCCTGGAGCCGACCGAGGAACTGGCCTCCGCCCGCTCCCCGCAGGAGCTGGTGGCGCTCGCCCGGCACTCCGCGAAGGAAGGCGCCCTGGAGGCGGACACGGCCGAGCTGTTCGTCCGTACGCTCAACCTGGCGGAGCTGACCGCGGAGAACGTGATGACGCCCCGCGTGCAGGTCACCGCCCTGGAGGTGCAGGCCACCGCCGAGGACGTCGCCAACGCGACCCGCGCGACCGGCCTGTCCCGCTTCCCCGTCTACCGGGGCAGCCTCGACGCGGTCGTCGGCATCGCCCACATCAAGGACGTGCTCGCGATACCGGCCGAGGACCGGCACCGCCGCCGGATCGGCGAGCTGCTGCGCGAGCCCCTGCTCGTCCCCGAGACGCTCACCGTGGACCGGCTGCTCGACCGTCTTTCGGGCAAGCAGACGATGGCCGTCGTCATCGACGAGTACGGCGGCACTGCCGGGGTCGTCACCCTGGAGGACATCGTCGAGGAGGTCGTCGGCGAGGTACGCGACGAGCACGACCCGCACGAGACGCCGGACCTGGCGCGGGCGGGCGAGGACGCGGACGGGCGCGAGCTGTGGTCCGCCGACGGCGCCGCCCGTACGGACCAGCTGGCCACGATCGGCCTGCGGGTGCCGGACGGCCCGTACGAGACGCTCGCGGGCGTCCTCGCGACGGAGCTCGGCCGCATCCCCACCGCCGGCGACAGCGTGGAGCTGGCCGGCTGGCGGCTCGACGTCGTCGACGCCTCGGGCCGGCGCGCCGCGCGCGTGCTGCTGCACGCCCCGGCGCGGCACCACACCGATGACGAGGACGGGGAGGCCGGCCGATGA
- a CDS encoding hemolysin family protein, producing MIAIQLLIGLLTLVVNAFFVGAEFALISVRRSQIEPLADSGNRRARSVIWGLEHVSAMLAAAQLGITLCTLVLGIVAEPAIEHLLEPVFDAVGVPHGVAATISFAIALALATYLHMLLGEMVPKNIALAEPTRSALLLGPPLVTLARALRPVIFAINAFANALLKLLRVETKDEVSATFSDDELARMVTDAGDAGLLDDRAAERLHDALELGRRPVRDVVMPAEKVVYAQVGTTPEQLEALSARTGFSRFPVLDAERRILGYLHVKDALDVTPRDLPFPVSALRPIARVRAATPLDDVLTAMRRSRTHLAAVLDEDGKPAGLVAMEDVLRELVGRPAAP from the coding sequence ATGATCGCGATCCAGCTGTTGATCGGTCTGCTGACGCTGGTCGTCAACGCCTTCTTCGTCGGCGCCGAGTTCGCCCTGATCTCGGTCCGCCGCAGTCAGATCGAACCCCTGGCCGACTCCGGCAACCGGCGGGCGCGCAGCGTCATCTGGGGCCTGGAGCACGTCTCCGCGATGCTCGCGGCGGCGCAGCTCGGCATCACGCTCTGCACCCTGGTCCTCGGCATCGTCGCCGAGCCGGCCATCGAGCACCTGCTCGAACCGGTCTTCGACGCGGTCGGCGTGCCGCACGGCGTGGCCGCCACGATCTCGTTCGCGATCGCGCTGGCCCTGGCGACGTATCTGCACATGCTGCTCGGCGAGATGGTGCCGAAGAACATCGCGCTGGCCGAGCCGACGCGTTCCGCGCTGCTCCTCGGGCCGCCCCTGGTGACGCTGGCGCGGGCGCTGCGGCCGGTGATCTTCGCGATCAACGCCTTCGCCAACGCCCTGCTCAAGCTGTTGCGGGTGGAGACCAAGGACGAGGTCTCGGCGACCTTCTCGGACGACGAGCTGGCCCGGATGGTCACGGACGCGGGCGACGCGGGTCTCCTGGACGACCGGGCCGCCGAGCGGCTGCACGACGCCCTGGAGCTGGGCCGGCGTCCCGTGCGGGACGTCGTGATGCCGGCGGAGAAGGTGGTGTACGCGCAGGTCGGCACCACTCCGGAGCAGCTGGAGGCACTGTCGGCGCGGACCGGGTTCTCCCGCTTCCCGGTGCTCGACGCCGAGCGCCGCATCCTGGGCTACCTGCACGTCAAGGACGCCCTCGACGTCACTCCGCGCGATCTGCCGTTCCCGGTGTCGGCGCTGCGGCCGATCGCCCGGGTCCGGGCGGCGACGCCGCTCGACGACGTCCTCACCGCGATGCGCCGCAGCCGGACGCACCTGGCGGCCGTGCTCGACGAGGACGGCAAGCCGGCCGGCCTGGTGGCGATGGAGGACGTGCTGCGGGAGCTGGTGGGGCGCCCGGCGGCGCCGTAG